The proteins below come from a single Mucilaginibacter mali genomic window:
- a CDS encoding DUF1345 domain-containing protein, with product MNSFKNHRHFFTMDAHYKLYFSLVVAAVVFFFIRTVLSTTGVVLLTWSSFALSVIILDWILIFTCHPREVRKVAKLEDSSRTLIFVFVIVASLFSLVSILFLLKSDKNLSEAEITGHVVLSMVSVVVSWWLVHTIFTMRYAHMYYSTDPDGDGKKPIGGLQFPNEDEPDYLDFVYFSFVLGTTFQVSDVEIAARPIRRLALVHGLIAFAFNTAILALSINVVSGLVSR from the coding sequence ATGAACTCATTTAAGAACCACCGCCACTTTTTTACAATGGATGCGCACTACAAGCTATACTTTTCGCTGGTGGTGGCAGCTGTGGTGTTCTTCTTTATCCGTACAGTGCTTTCTACAACCGGCGTGGTGTTGCTTACCTGGTCGTCGTTCGCGCTATCGGTTATTATTTTAGATTGGATCCTGATCTTCACCTGCCATCCCCGCGAGGTGAGGAAGGTGGCCAAGTTGGAAGATTCCAGCCGTACGCTCATATTTGTTTTTGTAATTGTGGCCTCGTTATTTAGCCTGGTATCCATACTTTTCCTGCTCAAAAGCGACAAAAACCTTTCTGAGGCCGAAATTACCGGGCATGTGGTGTTAAGTATGGTATCGGTAGTGGTATCATGGTGGCTGGTGCATACCATTTTTACTATGCGCTACGCCCACATGTATTACAGTACCGATCCCGATGGCGACGGCAAGAAACCTATTGGCGGCTTGCAATTCCCCAACGAAGACGAACCCGATTATCTCGACTTCGTGTACTTCTCCTTTGTATTGGGCACCACCTTCCAGGTATCGGATGTAGAGATAGCCGCCCGCCCTATCCGCCGGCTGGCTTTAGTGCATGGATTGATCGCTTTTGCTTTCAACACGGCCATACTGGCCTTGAGCATCAACGTGGTATCGGGCCTGGTATCACGTTAG
- a CDS encoding YwbE family protein produces MNGQNRKDIYPGLEVDIILKKDQRTGALTRGFVKRLLTSAAYHSRGIKVQLEDGQVGRVAHIIDEDEF; encoded by the coding sequence ATGAACGGACAAAACAGGAAAGACATATACCCCGGACTTGAAGTTGATATCATCCTTAAAAAAGACCAGCGCACCGGTGCCCTAACCCGTGGCTTTGTAAAGCGCCTGCTCACCAGCGCCGCTTATCACTCGCGTGGTATTAAAGTGCAACTGGAAGATGGGCAGGTTGGCCGCGTCGCGCATATTATTGATGAGGATGAGTTTTAA
- the abc-f gene encoding ribosomal protection-like ABC-F family protein yields the protein MIAINDLTFEIGARALYDEANWHIKPGEKIGLIGANGTGKTTLLKIIVGDYKPTSGTISMAKDLTMGYLNQDLLSYSSDKNIVHVAMEAFERQNQLHDEIEALLKKLETDYSEDLLHKLSDKQHEFELLDGYNIEYKAHEILAGLGFSEEDCHRKLSTFSGGWRMRVMLAKILLQAPDILLLDEPTNHLDLPSIQWLEDYLKAFTGAIVIVSHDRWFLDKVINRTVESRKGKLTVYAGNYTFYLEEKALRAEIQRGEFKNQQSKIKQEERLIERFRAKASKAKMAQSRIKMLDKMERVEDVDDDNPEVNFSFKFSKQSGRHVVMLEHITKKYPAIDILDDAEAVIEKGDKIALIGANGKGKSTLLRIVAGADKDFTGKAIVGHNVTQTFFAQHQLESLHLENQILQELQAFAPKHTDTELRSILGSFLFTGDDVFKKIKVLSGGEKSRVALAKALTADANFLVLDEPTNHLDMASVNILIQALQQYEGTVIVVSHDRHFLDNVANKIWFIEDQKIKIYPGTYQEYEEWNSKRKLEPKAAIPAAQPKKEEKKPEPAKQQPNDNKHQQLKKLNQDLSKMEEQIAVLEKEVKQAEDQLADPSVFNDAAKLKDTNALYKAKQAELNTLQSKWEALAEQIMELEA from the coding sequence ATGATAGCAATAAACGATCTGACGTTCGAGATAGGTGCAAGGGCATTATACGATGAGGCCAACTGGCATATTAAACCCGGTGAAAAAATTGGCCTGATAGGTGCTAACGGCACCGGCAAGACCACCCTTTTAAAGATAATTGTAGGCGATTATAAACCTACGTCGGGTACCATATCTATGGCTAAGGATTTGACCATGGGTTACCTTAACCAGGATCTGCTCTCCTACTCGTCTGATAAAAACATCGTTCACGTGGCTATGGAAGCTTTTGAGCGCCAGAACCAGTTGCACGATGAGATTGAAGCGTTGCTGAAAAAACTGGAGACCGACTACAGCGAGGACCTGCTGCACAAGCTAAGCGATAAACAGCATGAATTTGAACTGCTGGACGGTTATAACATCGAGTATAAAGCGCACGAGATATTGGCCGGTTTGGGTTTTAGCGAGGAAGATTGCCACCGCAAGCTAAGCACCTTTTCGGGTGGATGGCGTATGCGCGTAATGCTGGCCAAGATCCTGCTGCAAGCACCCGATATCCTGCTGCTGGATGAGCCTACCAACCACTTAGACCTCCCCTCGATCCAATGGCTGGAAGATTACCTGAAAGCTTTCACAGGCGCCATCGTTATCGTATCTCACGACAGGTGGTTTTTGGATAAGGTAATTAACCGCACGGTAGAATCGCGCAAAGGCAAGCTGACCGTTTACGCGGGCAACTACACTTTCTATTTGGAAGAGAAGGCCCTGCGTGCCGAAATTCAGCGCGGCGAGTTCAAAAACCAGCAATCAAAAATAAAGCAGGAAGAACGCCTGATCGAGCGTTTCCGCGCCAAGGCATCGAAAGCAAAAATGGCGCAGTCGCGCATCAAAATGCTGGATAAAATGGAGCGAGTGGAAGATGTGGACGATGATAACCCTGAAGTTAACTTCAGCTTTAAATTCAGCAAGCAATCGGGCCGCCACGTGGTAATGCTTGAACATATCACCAAAAAATACCCGGCTATTGATATTTTAGATGATGCCGAGGCCGTAATTGAAAAAGGCGATAAGATAGCCCTTATTGGTGCCAACGGTAAAGGTAAATCTACCCTGCTGCGCATTGTGGCCGGGGCCGATAAGGATTTTACTGGCAAGGCCATAGTGGGTCATAACGTTACGCAAACCTTCTTCGCGCAGCACCAGTTAGAATCGCTGCACCTTGAGAACCAGATCTTGCAGGAACTGCAGGCCTTCGCGCCCAAACATACCGATACCGAATTGCGTTCGATATTAGGTTCGTTCCTGTTCACCGGCGATGACGTTTTCAAAAAAATCAAAGTACTTTCGGGTGGCGAGAAATCGCGTGTGGCACTCGCCAAAGCTTTAACCGCCGATGCCAACTTCCTGGTACTGGATGAACCTACCAACCACCTGGATATGGCTTCGGTAAACATTCTGATACAAGCCCTGCAGCAATACGAGGGTACGGTAATTGTGGTATCGCACGACCGCCATTTCCTGGATAATGTAGCCAACAAGATTTGGTTCATTGAAGACCAAAAGATAAAAATATACCCGGGCACCTACCAGGAATACGAGGAATGGAACAGCAAACGCAAGTTAGAGCCCAAGGCCGCTATTCCGGCCGCTCAGCCTAAAAAGGAAGAGAAAAAGCCGGAGCCTGCCAAGCAGCAACCGAACGATAACAAGCATCAGCAGTTAAAAAAGCTTAACCAAGACCTGAGTAAAATGGAAGAGCAAATTGCAGTGCTGGAAAAAGAAGTAAAACAAGCGGAAGATCAACTGGCCGATCCGTCTGTGTTTAACGATGCAGCCAAATTAAAAGACACCAACGCACTGTACAAAGCTAAACAAGCCGAACTAAACACCCTGCAAAGCAAATGGGAAGCACTGGCCGAGCAGATAATGGAGTTGGAGGCGTAA
- a CDS encoding TlpA disulfide reductase family protein yields the protein MQSFKLLKLLSLVLLVTTLSCIKKSNEIIIKGNIQGLKSKWVYLYNVYPVTKKPPLDSAAVNNGTFTFHFKPDTIFETKLVYIVRDKNDPRSGLGIINPVTSKDGKLNLYGDFLMETGTIELTGDLEKSRGITLTGGPQNQFRFQNVDLPFNDISSIPAKHQAQVNSFVQKLNAMPNAYWCMFALSNLKFQVNNDELRKIYNTFDEQSRNGYSGRKIKEFLDTRPDEKALRPNNMLTTENGKHIPMIDTTKKLNMVVFWASWCGPCRQEIPSLKKIAATIKDDRFRMVSVSIDDDKDRWKKAMGEEQMPWQQLSIDQAIMERVKMQYNLNYIPQIFFIDGKRNLLTKLGGFEKENEDKILATINGYLK from the coding sequence ATGCAATCATTCAAACTGTTAAAATTGTTATCGCTCGTTCTGCTGGTAACAACGCTATCCTGCATCAAAAAAAGTAACGAGATCATTATCAAAGGGAATATCCAGGGCTTAAAGTCAAAATGGGTGTATCTGTATAATGTTTACCCGGTAACTAAAAAGCCCCCGCTCGATTCCGCAGCGGTCAATAATGGCACGTTTACCTTCCACTTTAAACCTGATACTATTTTTGAAACCAAGCTGGTGTATATCGTTCGCGATAAGAATGATCCCCGTTCCGGATTAGGGATCATTAACCCTGTAACTTCAAAAGATGGCAAACTGAATTTATACGGCGATTTTTTGATGGAGACCGGAACTATCGAATTAACCGGTGATCTGGAAAAAAGCCGGGGTATAACGCTTACCGGCGGGCCGCAAAATCAATTCCGGTTTCAAAACGTCGATCTGCCTTTTAATGATATCAGCAGCATCCCTGCAAAGCACCAGGCGCAGGTTAATAGTTTTGTGCAAAAGTTAAATGCCATGCCCAATGCGTACTGGTGCATGTTTGCCCTTAGCAATTTAAAGTTCCAGGTAAACAATGATGAACTGAGGAAAATATACAACACCTTCGACGAGCAAAGCCGCAACGGTTACAGCGGCCGTAAAATAAAAGAGTTTTTAGATACCCGCCCCGATGAAAAGGCTTTACGCCCCAACAACATGTTAACTACCGAGAACGGCAAGCACATCCCTATGATAGATACCACCAAAAAACTAAACATGGTAGTATTTTGGGCAAGCTGGTGCGGCCCTTGCCGGCAGGAAATCCCATCGCTGAAAAAGATAGCCGCCACAATTAAGGACGACCGTTTCAGGATGGTGAGCGTATCTATTGATGATGACAAAGACCGCTGGAAAAAAGCCATGGGCGAAGAGCAAATGCCCTGGCAGCAACTCTCTATCGATCAGGCCATCATGGAGCGTGTTAAAATGCAATATAACCTTAACTACATCCCGCAGATATTTTTTATTGACGGAAAACGCAACTTACTTACTAAATTAGGCGGCTTCGAAAAAGAGAACGAAGACAAGATCTTAGCCACTATTAACGGCTATTTGAAATAA
- the argH gene encoding argininosuccinate lyase translates to MSKIWQKTTDVNALVENFTVGRDREFDQQMAAFDVLGSLAHTQMLQSIGLMSAEDLATVQQELKSIYADITKNGFVIEDGVEDVHSQIELLLTRRIGEAGKKIHSGRSRNDQVLVDLKLFFRSELQQVVQEVKSLFDLLLSLSEQHKDVLLPGYTHLQVAMPSSFGLWFGAYAESLADDLELVLAAYKITNKNPLGSAAGYGSSFPLNRTMTTQLLGFAGLNHNVVYAQMGRGKTERIIAQALSAVAATLGRMAMDQTLYLSQNFAFVSYPENLTTGSSIMPHKKNPDVWEIMRGKCNRLQALPTDVAMMTTNLPSGYHREMQLLKELLFPAFAELKQCLHMANFMLQHITVKTDILNDPKYAYLFSVEVVNKMVLDGTPFRDAYKQVGLDIEQGNFNPEKTVNHTHEGSIGNLHNEQIANSMDALLAQFEFEKVEQAVAELTKY, encoded by the coding sequence ATGAGCAAGATCTGGCAAAAAACAACCGACGTAAACGCACTGGTAGAAAACTTTACCGTTGGCCGCGACCGCGAGTTTGACCAGCAAATGGCCGCTTTTGATGTTTTGGGATCGTTAGCCCATACCCAAATGCTGCAAAGCATTGGCCTGATGAGCGCTGAAGACCTGGCCACCGTGCAACAGGAACTGAAAAGCATTTATGCCGATATTACTAAAAACGGCTTTGTGATAGAAGACGGCGTAGAGGATGTACACTCGCAGATTGAACTGCTACTTACCCGCCGCATTGGCGAAGCAGGCAAAAAGATACATAGCGGCCGCAGCCGCAACGACCAGGTACTGGTAGACCTGAAACTGTTCTTCCGCAGCGAATTGCAGCAGGTGGTGCAGGAAGTAAAAAGCCTGTTCGATTTGTTATTGAGCCTGAGCGAACAACATAAGGATGTGCTGCTGCCCGGCTATACCCACCTACAGGTAGCTATGCCTTCATCGTTCGGCTTGTGGTTTGGCGCTTATGCCGAAAGTTTGGCTGATGACCTGGAACTGGTTTTGGCCGCTTATAAGATCACCAATAAAAACCCATTGGGTTCGGCGGCGGGCTATGGCTCATCGTTCCCGCTTAACCGCACCATGACCACCCAATTACTGGGCTTCGCCGGTTTGAACCATAACGTAGTTTACGCGCAAATGGGTCGTGGCAAAACCGAACGCATCATCGCGCAGGCCTTATCGGCCGTGGCGGCTACTTTGGGCAGGATGGCTATGGACCAAACCCTGTACCTGAGCCAGAATTTCGCCTTTGTAAGCTATCCCGAAAACCTGACCACCGGCAGCAGCATTATGCCACATAAAAAAAACCCCGACGTTTGGGAGATCATGCGCGGCAAATGTAACCGACTGCAAGCCCTGCCTACCGATGTGGCCATGATGACCACCAACCTGCCATCCGGCTATCACCGCGAGATGCAATTGCTGAAAGAATTACTGTTCCCGGCCTTTGCCGAGCTGAAACAATGCCTGCACATGGCCAATTTCATGTTACAGCACATCACCGTAAAAACCGATATCCTGAACGATCCTAAATACGCATACCTGTTTAGTGTTGAAGTGGTGAATAAAATGGTGCTGGATGGCACCCCTTTCCGCGATGCTTATAAACAGGTGGGTTTGGATATTGAACAAGGCAATTTCAACCCCGAAAAAACCGTGAACCATACCCACGAGGGCAGCATCGGTAATTTACATAACGAGCAAATTGCTAATTCGATGGATGCACTTTTAGCACAATTTGAGTTCGAAAAAGTAGAACAAGCTGTAGCCGAGCTGACCAAATACTAA